The Drechmeria coniospora strain ARSEF 6962 chromosome 02, whole genome shotgun sequence genome has a segment encoding these proteins:
- a CDS encoding peptidylprolyl isomerase A precursor, mitochondrial (cyclosporin fungus cyclophilin, mitochondrial form), with the protein MGNKVFFDIEWEGPAIQNGKPTGPVKVQTGRINFKLYDDVVPKTAENFRALCTGEKGFGYQGSSFHRIIPEFMLQGGDFTRGNGTGGKSIYGEKFADENFKLTHDRPGLLSMANAGPNTNGSQFFVTTVVTSWLNGRHVVFGEVADDESMSVVKALEATGTSSGTVKYSKRPTIVKSGEL; encoded by the exons ATGGGTAACAAGGT TTTCTTCGATATTGAGTGGGAGGGCCCTGCCATCCAGAATGGCAAGCCTACTGGTCCCGTCAAGG TCCAGACTGGCCGCATCAACTTCAAGCTCTACGATGACGTTGTCCCCAAGACCGCCGAGAACTTCCGCGCTCTCTGCACCGGCGAGAAGGGCTTCGGTTATCAGGGCTCTTCCTTCCACCGCATCATCCCCGAGTTCATGCTCCAGGGTGGCGACTTCACCCGCGGTAAC GGCACTGGCGGCAAGTCCATCTATGGCGAGAAGTTTGCCGATGAGAACTTCAAGCTGACGCACGACCGCCCCGGCCTCCTGTCCATGGCGAACGCTGGCCCCAACAC CAACGGCTCCCAGTTCTTCGTCACCACTGTCGTCACCTCGTGGCTCAACGGCCGCCACGTCGTCTTCGGTGaggttgccgacgacgagtccaTGTCTGTCGTCAAGGCCCTCGAGGCCACCGGCACCAGCAGCGGCACTgtcaagtacagcaagcGCCCTACCATTGTCAAGTCTGGCGAGCTGTAA